TCAGGATCTCCTCATACCTTGACATTACGTAGATTACAAAGTAGTGAACAGCTATTAAGGTAGTGGAAAATGCTGTTACAATAATCCTCGCAGCTCCCTTCAGCTCGAAGAGAGAAGCTAAAATAATTAAGAGTATTATGAGGAGTCCAGCCAGGGAGCTGAGAGCGTAGACAGAAGGATCCAGCATTAACATAGTTTCCCTCAACCCCTGCTCCACAGTCATCGAATCCATTTATACATGCAGTTTTAAATATTGGTGAAGAACCAACAAGGCTTCCCCGCTTCCCGATACATCTCTACCTGCAGTAATAATCAGATGTTCCGGCTTATCTCACCGCTCAATAGACCCTCTTCTTCATCATCTAAACTTAGACCTATCTCCTAAGATACTTAAATCCACTTCTTCGGTCTTCTCAGACCACCTCAATCCGCTTAGCAGCAGGTATACACCTGAAATATTTTTTACTCTTACTCTTTTATACACTTAGGTTGTAGTGGAGCGGCGGTCGTCTAGCCTGGACTAGGACGCCGGCCCTCCAAGCCGGAGATCCCGGGTTCAAATCCCGGCCGCCGCACTCTTCTCATTGAACCCCAGTTGAATTTAATGAGAAGTTGCTACCAGGAGTACTTTAATGTCTTTCAACTTCTCTAGCTTCTTGAACTCTAGGTACTCGCCGAGTGCATCAGTGACGTATACTACAGTATTTCTCTCGGAGAGCTTCTCTAGTACAATCTTTTTAACTGGTATTCTAACCTCGCGGGCTACATAGTAGCCTTGACTTGAAAGCTCAGATGCTATAATAGCTTTGAAGTGTAGCTCCCTGTATTCAGCGAATGATTCTATAATCTGCTTGAATCCATTTGAGAGGACTACTACATCGCTTAAATTAACTTTTAATGCTTCAAGGACTCTGAGTAAATTACTATTGAAGGTAAGGCTTCGAGACGCCTGCTTAACACACTCCTCAATACTCCTAGAATTCAGGAATCCTGCAGTCACTGGAATCACTAGGAGGCGCCTGGAGTCTGATACATCGAGAAGTTTATCCAGGATGCGGAAGAATCTATCTGTTAAAGCTGCTAGCTTAGTGAACAATAAGGCTAGAAGCAGGTGTTTCAGGAGCCTACTATCTAGCTTAGACACCAAGCACTTCTCGAAAACCCTAGTCGAGTTCTCAGCGATAATTGTGCCATCGAAGTCTACTACAACTAGTAGTTTCCTAGGGGATTTCACCTGGAGGACACCCGGCTTACCGAGTAGCTATTACGCGTAGTAATTGATCTACGTATTTATATACCTCGAGTTAAATATATTTTACTGGTGTACCATTAATGATGTTAAACCTGCAGAGTATTGACTGGTGGGGCATTCTCGTAGACATCGCTATAGCAGTCCTAATAGCTGTAGTAGGAGTTAACGGCGGCTGGATCGCTAGGTGGCTGATAAACTACCTCCTAGGGAAGATAGGAATCAACGACTGGTTCAGGAGGTTTAATATTGGAAGAGCTATCATGAGAAGCGGGTACGCGCCAAGCGAGCTCTTCGGGCTCATCGGTTCATGGGTCATATACCTGTTAGGCTTCCTCTATGCTATACTATACCTCACGCAGTACCCGTCGCTGCAGCCACTCCGCGAGCCTATATCACTCGTAATAAGCTTTATATACGGCTTTGTAAAGGCCTTTATAATCATAATTATAGGCGATATACTAGTAGACACATTCATAGGCTACATTTACAAGTCGGAGAGCACGAGCCAGCTGGCATCCCTGGTTCCAGCAGCCGAGTACCTGAGAATAATATTCTACATCGTGGTAATGGTGTACGCTCTCCAGCTGGGAGGCCTTCCAGTTGAGATACTATGGGGGCTTATCACACCAGTGATCTGGGGTCTTACAATCATAGTAGTAGTTCTAGTGGCTAGTGAAGCCGTGAGAAGGGTTAGAACACAATGAACTTCTTCTCAGTGATGTATCAAACCTCTAATTCTAAGGGTCAGGAACGTGTAGCTCAAGGCATGGTTAAGTGGGCTGCTAGACTAGGGTATAGGGCGTGGCTTGTCACCAGTATATACCATGATGGAACACCTGTTGTATCAGAGATAGAGTTGTCGAGAAGTGAGAAAGGATATCTCGTATACGAGAAGGATGTTTACACTGGTATACCCGTCATCCGTGTTAGCAGTGTTAGAGTAATGTGGCCGCCCCGCAGGATAGCATTCAGAGACTTCATTCCAGTACTGAGAGCACTTGATAGAGAGCTTGGTGTAGACTTCATTGTAACACACTCAACACTCTGGAACGGCCCCGAGGAAGCCTCAAAGTGGATTATGTGGAAGAGACTCATGAAAACCTTAGGTGAGAATGTAGGGGTAACAGTCTACGCTCACATGTCTCACTATCAGCCCCCAGACCCTACGAGGTACTCGATCATTGAAAGAACGTATAGAATGTCCTGGAATACCCTTGTTTTACCCTCGATATTCAAAGCTGCACACCTAGTGCTGTGTTTAACAGGCGTGGAAGCTGAAGACATGATTGCCATGGGTGCTAGACCTGAGCAGATACACTTATTCCCTGGAGGCATAGATGATGATGTTGCAGCACTAATAGACCAGGCTAAACCAGACCTCTTCAGAGAGAAGTATGGGATCAGTGAGGATAAACTGATAGTAGCCTACGTGGGCACTATTGAGGAGCGAAAGAACCCCCTCAACGTTGTAAGGGTAGCAAGAAGACTACAAGGTGTTAAAGACTTAGTCTTCGTGATCGCTGGGAAACCAGGAGATCAATGGGAGGAGGTTATCAGAGAGGCGAGAGGGCTAAGCAACGTCGTGGTGACAGGAGAACTCAGCGAGGAGTTAAAAGCCTCCCTAATAAAGGCTTCACACCTAAACATAATACTCTCGAGAATGGAGGCCTTCGGGCTCACGCAGCTAGAATTCATGTACGCGGGTAAACCAGTTGTAACCAGCGGGGTGTACGGGCAGAAATGGCTTGTAAGAAACAACATGGATGGCCTGCATGTAAACGGGCCTGACGATATCGAAGGAGCTGCTAAAGCCATTTTAACTCTAACAAGGAACAGTGAAAAATACGAGGAGTTAAGTTTGAACGCGAAGAACAGGGCTGAATCCTTCAAGCTATCAATACTAGTGCGGGAGCTAATCGAGAAAGCTAAATCCCTCTCAACATAGCATTCTAGAACGCTCAGCTTGACATACATGGTGATCAAGGTTCTCTTGAAGCAGGTAGCGGCTTCCTCAGTGCTCGACGATAACTATAGTAGCTGAAGGAAAGCCTGGAAGCCTTAGCAACATGATGGAGGCGTGGATAGCGGGTTTGTGATACTAAAATAAACGTGTAAGCCTATTGAGATAACTACCGAGGTTGAGTAATACGAGGTCTACTGACTATGCTTGGAAGAGAGATAGCTAAAGCTCGCAGCGCTCTCAAAGCCTATGTAAGAGAGTTAAGGAGTATACTCAGAGGAAATGTAGGTGTTATGGCTTTATCATGGTTTCTCTTCTCGCTGACTGGTAACCTGGTGAACCCGTTCCTAGCTAAGTATGCCGAGGATCTAGGTGCTAGTGAAACCGATGTAGCATTCATGCGTAGTATTGGCTCTATCGCTCTAGCACTCTCAATTATACCTGGTGGATTAATTACAGACTACATGGGGAGGGTTAAACCCATAATAGTAGGTACTGGGCTTGTAGCCGTAGTTCAATTCCTGTACGGCCTGGCACCAGATTGGAGAACACTGACAGCCGTTTACGTTATCGACATGGTATCACACTTCTACCAGCCGGCTCTTACTTCAATAGTAATGGACTCTCTTCCAGTTGGCATGGAGTTCAAGGGGTTCCTGGTGCTGAATGTCATCAGCAGTATACCCGGCCTCATGGTTCCTGTGTTCGGTGGAGTACTATACGATGTCTACGGCGTGAGAGGCATGAGATTAGGGTTTATTGCCCAAGGGATTGTAGCTCTCATAGTACTATTACTACGTATTAAGATGTTCAGGGAGACCTTTAAACCCAGTAATAAGGATTTCAGCAAGTTGATCTTCGAGCTAGCCGGGTATAGAGCTGTTCTTTCGAAGGCTATTGGAGTATATGTTTCCCAGACGCTTCTATCTCTATCGATGGGTGTATTAGGCACCTACGGGATACTCTACGCGATAAACGTGCTCGGCTTCTCTAAAGCCCAGTGGGGTCTTATCAGCGTGGCTTCAACCATAGGGGTGCTTATAGCATCCTTCGGATACATGAATGCAAGATTGAGGATTGGGAAGACCATAGTCTACTCGTCGATTACTCTAGCTTTATCACAGTTTATCATAGCGTTACTATACTATGCGCGCTCTTACTCCCTGATCCTCCTCTTCCTTGTAATGATTGCTATCTCAATAGCACAGTACATCTATAACTCGGCTGTTTCAGCAGTCCTCACTAGAACACTACCAGTAGAGATACGGGGCAGGGCAACCGGAATACAGGGGATTATAGGTAACCTTAGCTCTTCAGCTGCATCAGCGCTTGCAGGAGTACTCTACATTACACTAAACTATAATGGAGCCTTCGTGGTCTCAGGGTTGATAGGAGTCTTGAACGTAGTCTACCTTATCGTATACCTGAAAGCCTGGCGTCTCGAGTAGCTAGTATTCAATCGGCTAGTCTACTTCAAGGCTCATCGAAGCGCGCACGCATTCCACGATTTTATCTCTTGGAACCAGCTCCGGGCACCTCTCTATCACCGGCTTGCATGTACCGTTAAAATAGTCGCTTAGAGTACAGGGTTCTACTCTAACCCTGTTATCCTGTAGCAGGCACCTTGGCCCCGAGTACTTGAATAGAGCTGGCTCGACTCGGTTAAGCTCCTCAAGAATCTGCCAGGCAATACTTCTAATCTCCCACTGAGCCCTTCTGCAGGTTCTTAAAGGCAGGAATACCTCTATCAGTTCTCTAGCATTCATGGAGACGAGGAGTCTAGTTTTAACCGCCTGTGGTAGAAGGAACCTAGCGTCCTCGAAGGGTACACCGGATGAGACAACCTCATAGAACTGCTTGACGCCAGCTACCAGTGATTCAAGGAACATTTTATTCCTACCTCTAAGGACTGACGGAGGAACTATGAATGCCTCACCTGCTACATCGAGGAGAACCTCGTAGTCTGGGCTTGACTCTAGAAACTTCTCTAGTAGGGTGACGTAGTAGCTGTAATCCTCTCGGTACTGGAGGCCTAGGTGCTCGCAGGCTCTCCTGACGAGGCTCCTTAAGTATCTGTCACTATACCTCTGCGAGAGCTGTGAGAACGATGCATGCCTATGCCTAACCAGCTGGTGGCTGCACACTCTGCTACAAGCCACCTCGAAAATAAATATAGAGTGCTCGAGTGGCGAGCCATGGCCGCGTCTCACAAGCTCCTTAATCCACGCTTCAATTTTCTCCTCGCTCATCCCACTGCTTATATCAATGAAATCTTTTGGTGAGAGTGTAAGCTTGGATGCTGAAGCCACTATCCTCGAAGACCCGCTGAGATAAGCTATCAGCCTCGCCTCAGGGAGATACTTGGCTTTCAACGAGGCACCTCTTTAACCACGGTCTTAAAGCCTAGCTCCCTGAAGACTTCTGCAATTTCTCTGAGCTCGTCTTCCTCGGGCATACAGAATCTTGAACACCAGTCAGGGTTTCGAGGGTCTACTAGAGGCTTTGTAAGCAGCGGGTTCACTATAACTACTGTTTTATCAGTGAGCTTATCTATTACCTCGTGGAGCGCTTTCACTACATCCCTAATGACTTCCACCGTCAGCTTTCTTGCAACAGGCACCCTTAACTCTAAGGCTATATTCTTTTCTGCAATGAGCTTCAGGGATGACTCGTAGAGCCTGAATAGTGTGCTGGCACTTCCTTCTGGAACCCCTGTTAGCTCTGTGAACGGGGCTTTAAGGTCTGTTGCTACATGATCCACTAAGCTGTCTTCCAGAAGCAGTTTAAGCGGCTTGTAGATTGTTAGATTAGAGTTAAGGCTTACAGGAACACCTTTACTCTTAGCAGTCTTGAAGAGCTCTACTAACCCCTTGTACTGTACTAGGGGTTCACCACCTGTGACATGAAGGTAATCTATGAACCCCTTGCTAGCTTCTAGCTCCCCCATCAACTTACCTATATCTAGCGGCCCGCACACCTCTCTGCTTCTATCAGCAAGCCTCCAGTTGTGGCAGAAAGGGCATCTAAGATTACATCCACACAGCCATAGAGTAAATGTCACGGAGCCGTAGACGTCAACTAGGCTAATACTCTTCCAGCCTGAACCTATAAGCAGGATGTTCATCGACGCCACCAAGGAAAAAACAAGGTATCTAAGCAGGAAGCATCATAAATTATAGTGGTGTCTCGTCCAGAACTCCCTACGCCTCTGGGGATTCCAGTTCTTTAACGGACGGTAGTAACCGATGATCCTGCTCCAGACTTCGACATCACTGCTACCACACTTAGGACACGACTTGTAGAGTCCTGTGAACGTTCTCCCGCAGTGCGGGCAGTACGTGAGCGCCGGCGTGAAGCTCCAGTACACTACATCTGTCTCCATGATCCTCTTTGCCAGCTTTGCTAGAGCCTCAGGCTCCGGCTCCTCGTTGAGGAATAAGTGCATCATAACTCCACCGGTAAAGTGCTTCTGAACCCTCGCCTCTACTTCAATCCTGTCTGGTAACTCCATTTCAGTCGCGTAGTATGGGGCAATACTTGTTGAGTAGACTGGGTTATCGGGGTCGGGCAGGTACTCTACTAGCTCTGGATACCTCTTCAAGTCTATTGAAGCCATTCTAGGTGATGCTGACTCAGCTGGAACCTCCTCGACATTCCATGGGACGCCAGACTCCATCATCCACTTTATCGCTGTCTCAGTTGCATGAGCGACCATCTTCCTCATGACTTCTGCAGCTCTCAACCAGTCTGCTCTATTACCATCCAGCCATAACTTAGGTTCCTGCATGAGTATTGCTGCTGCTTCAGGCAGCCCTATAAGCCCTATAGTATTGAAGTGTGAGCTGGGGAATTCAGGCATATACTCGGTGATCATGTAGTAGAAGCTAGGGTGTTCTTTGAGTATTCTAACATACCTGTTCCTGAACCAGTCGACGGCTTCTCTAACTAGGCTTAGAGCTTCATCATAGAGCTCCCAGAATCTTGATTCATCACCTCTTGCCTCCAATGCTAGTCTCGGCAGGTTGACATCAGCTACGTTGACACTTCCCGTTATGTCAGGCATGGCCCAGAGCCCGCCGAACCTCTGCCTCTCAATCTTACTCCAGTACTCTTCTCTCAGGGATTCAACATCCTTCTTTAGACTCGAGAGCGAGAACTTAGAGTTCCTGTAAGCGTAGGTTAACTCCTCCATTTGAATAGTTAACCTGCAGCACATCGCGTAGCTTGCATCAGGGTCTACAACCCTAGTGTTCAGCCAGTAGAAGCTTCCACGTTTAGCAGCAGTCTTGAAGACTGCTTCAAAGACCTCTGGATCCTCCCATAGCATTTTAGATGTAGTCATTAATGTAGGGATAGGGAATGTAAACGGCTGGCCGACACTATCTCCCTGCATATAGTTCTCGAAGAG
This window of the Desulfurococcus sp. genome carries:
- a CDS encoding haloacid dehalogenase-like hydrolase, with protein sequence MKSPRKLLVVVDFDGTIIAENSTRVFEKCLVSKLDSRLLKHLLLALLFTKLAALTDRFFRILDKLLDVSDSRRLLVIPVTAGFLNSRSIEECVKQASRSLTFNSNLLRVLEALKVNLSDVVVLSNGFKQIIESFAEYRELHFKAIIASELSSQGYYVAREVRIPVKKIVLEKLSERNTVVYVTDALGEYLEFKKLEKLKDIKVLLVATSH
- a CDS encoding glycosyltransferase family 4 protein, whose amino-acid sequence is MNFFSVMYQTSNSKGQERVAQGMVKWAARLGYRAWLVTSIYHDGTPVVSEIELSRSEKGYLVYEKDVYTGIPVIRVSSVRVMWPPRRIAFRDFIPVLRALDRELGVDFIVTHSTLWNGPEEASKWIMWKRLMKTLGENVGVTVYAHMSHYQPPDPTRYSIIERTYRMSWNTLVLPSIFKAAHLVLCLTGVEAEDMIAMGARPEQIHLFPGGIDDDVAALIDQAKPDLFREKYGISEDKLIVAYVGTIEERKNPLNVVRVARRLQGVKDLVFVIAGKPGDQWEEVIREARGLSNVVVTGELSEELKASLIKASHLNIILSRMEAFGLTQLEFMYAGKPVVTSGVYGQKWLVRNNMDGLHVNGPDDIEGAAKAILTLTRNSEKYEELSLNAKNRAESFKLSILVRELIEKAKSLST
- a CDS encoding MFS transporter, giving the protein MLGREIAKARSALKAYVRELRSILRGNVGVMALSWFLFSLTGNLVNPFLAKYAEDLGASETDVAFMRSIGSIALALSIIPGGLITDYMGRVKPIIVGTGLVAVVQFLYGLAPDWRTLTAVYVIDMVSHFYQPALTSIVMDSLPVGMEFKGFLVLNVISSIPGLMVPVFGGVLYDVYGVRGMRLGFIAQGIVALIVLLLRIKMFRETFKPSNKDFSKLIFELAGYRAVLSKAIGVYVSQTLLSLSMGVLGTYGILYAINVLGFSKAQWGLISVASTIGVLIASFGYMNARLRIGKTIVYSSITLALSQFIIALLYYARSYSLILLFLVMIAISIAQYIYNSAVSAVLTRTLPVEIRGRATGIQGIIGNLSSSAASALAGVLYITLNYNGAFVVSGLIGVLNVVYLIVYLKAWRLE
- the thyX gene encoding FAD-dependent thymidylate synthase; its protein translation is MKAKYLPEARLIAYLSGSSRIVASASKLTLSPKDFIDISSGMSEEKIEAWIKELVRRGHGSPLEHSIFIFEVACSRVCSHQLVRHRHASFSQLSQRYSDRYLRSLVRRACEHLGLQYREDYSYYVTLLEKFLESSPDYEVLLDVAGEAFIVPPSVLRGRNKMFLESLVAGVKQFYEVVSSGVPFEDARFLLPQAVKTRLLVSMNARELIEVFLPLRTCRRAQWEIRSIAWQILEELNRVEPALFKYSGPRCLLQDNRVRVEPCTLSDYFNGTCKPVIERCPELVPRDKIVECVRASMSLEVD
- a CDS encoding anaerobic ribonucleoside-triphosphate reductase activating protein, giving the protein MNILLIGSGWKSISLVDVYGSVTFTLWLCGCNLRCPFCHNWRLADRSREVCGPLDIGKLMGELEASKGFIDYLHVTGGEPLVQYKGLVELFKTAKSKGVPVSLNSNLTIYKPLKLLLEDSLVDHVATDLKAPFTELTGVPEGSASTLFRLYESSLKLIAEKNIALELRVPVARKLTVEVIRDVVKALHEVIDKLTDKTVVIVNPLLTKPLVDPRNPDWCSRFCMPEEDELREIAEVFRELGFKTVVKEVPR
- a CDS encoding anaerobic ribonucleoside triphosphate reductase; translation: MTISKIREAPGGGGTGKKDPFEEYIKWSSLDVNENANKYIGPGSFFSYLLEDYMKKDLLDLIPSHLLRAHRDGLIYIHKLPHSIYIPYCSGHSIARLLEKGLKTPTVISRPARHFDTFVDHVANYLITLQHYFTGAQAFSSVEWYAGPFIRNDGLSFKDVKQQIQRLLYNLNYPTRIGLQTPFTNFTVIMDAAKKALEGDYAVYDGRKTAPLGEYEKEARIFLLALFENYMQGDSVGQPFTFPIPTLMTTSKMLWEDPEVFEAVFKTAAKRGSFYWLNTRVVDPDASYAMCCRLTIQMEELTYAYRNSKFSLSSLKKDVESLREEYWSKIERQRFGGLWAMPDITGSVNVADVNLPRLALEARGDESRFWELYDEALSLVREAVDWFRNRYVRILKEHPSFYYMITEYMPEFPSSHFNTIGLIGLPEAAAILMQEPKLWLDGNRADWLRAAEVMRKMVAHATETAIKWMMESGVPWNVEEVPAESASPRMASIDLKRYPELVEYLPDPDNPVYSTSIAPYYATEMELPDRIEVEARVQKHFTGGVMMHLFLNEEPEPEALAKLAKRIMETDVVYWSFTPALTYCPHCGRTFTGLYKSCPKCGSSDVEVWSRIIGYYRPLKNWNPQRRREFWTRHHYNL